Genomic window (Candidatus Diapherotrites archaeon):
CAGCACTGCTTATTTCAGTGTCCTTTTCCCCCATGTGGGCGAAAATCTTCTGGTTTGATGCAGTCCAAACAGAAAGTGTTGAGCCATTCTTTGAGGCAAGGTCCCTGAAGTAATTTAATTCATCCTGCGATTCAAAGGAAAGATAGTAAAATTCTTTCACTAAAGAAGCATATCCTTTTTCGTCAACCTCGATCTGGATTTCAGTCCCTGTTATCTGAGGCTGCTGGAAAGGCTTGGGCAGAGAAAAAGTCAGTTCAACGACATTGCTTGAAATAAAGCCATTCCATGTCACCTTATTATTTTCACTCAAGGCCTCAGGGCTTATTGGATAGGAGATTTCTGCCCCCACAGGCAAAGCAAAAGAAATTATTGTATTTTCAGGGATTACAAGGATTCCATCAGAATGGAACCCGTACATCTTTGTTTTATCCAAAGAAAAATAATTCTTCTGGCCTGAAGCCTGCTCTGAAAAAAGTTTTTGGGCAGGATAAGAAAGCCTTACATATTTCTGGCTTCCTTTTTCTTCAAAAGAAAAAGTTTTATTCTCTCCATCACTTTCGCTTGAACCAAGGCTGCTGAAGATTTCAGGATCAAAGGCCTTCCATGCAGCAGCATTCTGGCCCAAAGAAATTGCGGTTGCCTTAAATTCATTCAATTCTTCTAAGCCATTGAAATCAAAAAAGAATTTTTCTGTGATGCTTGCATTCCCTGAATTGCTTACAATAACATCAATTGAATGACCTGAGAGAACTCTTGCCTGAACGCCCGCGCCAAACAATATAAAGCATAGAACCAATGCAAAAAGCAATTTCTTCATTTTCCAAAGCCTTTTTTTTCTCACAGTAATATTATTACGAGCTCAAAATATTTATTCCTTGCACTTTTCAAAGCAAAAAACCTGAAATCCAAACATACTGATTTATAAATCCAAACATACTGATTTATATTCCAGAAAATACTTATATACTATCGTTTCAAGCAAAGCTTGAAACATTTCAATCCACTTCAGTGGAATTGAAATCATTTCAAGCAAAAGAATTCGCTTAAAGGAAACAAGCCCAGTACCCGTGATGATTAATGGTTGAAATCCAATACCTAGGCCACTCAGGCTTTAAGCTGAATTTCCCTCACACCTCAATCCTCATTGATCCTTTCCTGAACAATTCCAATGCTGAACCTGAATTCAAGACCCTGACTAAAATCCCTTTAAAGGAAGAAGAATTCAAGGGGATTGGGCTGATATTGATAACGCACGAGCACTTTGACCATTTCGACAAGAAAGCAATTGAAGCAATAGCAAAAAACAATGACTCTTACATTATAGGCCACGAGAGCGTCATACAGGAACTGAATGTCCCAAAGCATTTGCTCTGCCCTATAAAATTAGGCGAAAAGATTTCAATAAAAAGAATTGATGTAACTGCAGTTACAGCGCACCACCCCAATTCTTATTATCCTTTAGGTTACCTTATTGACTCAGGGAAAGAAATAATCTATCACGCAGGCGACACAGACTTAATTGATGAATTCACTGACATAAAGGCAGACATTGCATTGCTTCCAATAGGAGGAAACTTCACAATGGACTGCGTCGACGGCGTAAAAGCAACAAAGGTAATAAAACCAAAGGTCGTAATCCCAATGCACTACAACACCTTCTCCCTCATAAAAGCCGACGCCAATGAATTCAAGTCCAAAATAGAGAAATCCATCCCCGAAACAAAAACAATAATACTACAGCCAGGCGAAACATTCAATTACTGAAAAAATTAGTCCCACACATTTTTTTCTGCTTCAATTAATTGTTCTGGAGTACTTATGTCCAGCAGCCCAGCACTCAAGGGAATCCATTCCACTTTGCCGTGCACTGCAAGCCAGTTGATTGCGTCCGTTACCTCCAGTTCATTCCTCTCGCTTGGCTTAATGTTCTGTATTGCCTCAAAAATTCTTTCGCTGAACCTGTAAACTCCAGAATTAATCAAATTGGAGGGCTGCCTTCCCCTTTCAGGCTTTTCCACAATGCTTTTGAGAGTGCTTCCCTGCACTTCAAGGACGCCATAATTCCATGGATCAGGAACCTTCCTCCCAATTAACACTGCATCAAAGCCTTTACTTGCCTTAAGGCTCTCAATTACCTGTGGCTCAAAGATCAGGTCGCCATTAACGCAAATGAAATCCTTTCCTTCAGTGAAATCCCTTGCCTGCAGTACAGCGTCTGCTGTGCCCAAAGGCTTTTCCTGCTCAATATAAGCAATTCTTACCCCCTTAAAAAAAGAGCCAAATTGCTCTACAATCATTTCCTTCCTGTACCCCACAATTACTCCAACCTCTCTGATTCCAGCTTTCCTGAAGGAATCAAAAGCCCTCTCCAGGAAACTCCTTCCCTTCACCTCAATTAAGGCCTTAGGAATTTTTTCAGTGAGAGGCCGCATCCTCAAGCCTTTTCCTGCTGCAAGAATTATTGCCTTCATTGCAAAACCTTCAAAATTTAGGAAACAAAAAATTTAAACACTGATAAGGCAAAACATATTTAAATATAATAGAATACATGTATTATAGGTCTTACAATGGAATTAAAAATTAACTGGGACCACAAAAGGTGCAAGCACGCAATAGAAAGAATGTGGCTGAGAGGCATATCTCACTTAGAAGTTAAAGAAGCGCTTATGAAAGGGCAGAAAATAAAGAAATATCATGACATAATTGAATCAGTTTATTCTTATTACAGTGTTGTTTATGCCGAAAGGTTTTTTACCAAGGGGAATATAAGAAAAGTTTATCCAATAACAATAAAAATTATGGAGTGATTTTTGATGGCTGAAAAAGTTTTGCCTGTTACATGCTCTTGCGGGGGCAGACTGAAGAAGACTTTTGTTCCAGTGGAATTCTTCGGAATAGATTTTGGAATAAGAGAGGCAGAGGTATGCACTAGATGCAATGCAGAATACTTGGACGAAAAATTAATGGAAAAAATAGAAAAAGAAATAAAAAAGAAAGGCCTGTTCGGTTTGGAGTCAAAGGTAAAAGTAACAAAATCAGGCAACTCTCTTGTAATCAGAATTCCGCCAGAAATAGCAAAATTCACGGGCTTGCAATATGAAACTCTATTGAGGATATTTCCAGTAAGCAAAAAAAGAATAGAAATAGAGGCCCTCTAAATTAAATTCAAAGGCATTCTGCTTCCAAAAAACAATTAAAACCCAAAGAATCAATTTATTTCATGGTAGCCAGAGCAACAGCAGACCTTCCCCTGCATCCGGGGAAATGCCCTAAATGGCTTTTCTGGAGAATGAAAGAACTGTCAGGAGCAATAGCAGAAATAATTGTATTCGAATACGGAGAAAGAGAATTCCTTGAGCGAATATCAAACCCTTTCTTTTTCCAGGCATTAGGCTGCGTGATAGGATTCGATTTCCATTCAAGCGGCCTCACAACCACAACCTGCGGCGCGCTAACAGAGGCCCTGCGAGAAAGAGAATTAGGGGTCATGCCAGCAGGAGGGAAAGGCTCTGCCTCCAAAAAAACCCCTGCCCAAATAAAACAAAAAGGCATTCAATTGAATTTCCCTGAAAACAAAATCCTTGAATTAATCCAGGCAAGCAAGCTCAGCGCAAAAGTGGACTCCTGCTTAGTGCAGGACTCCTTCAACTTATACCATCATTCATTCTTCTTCTCGGAAAAAGGAGACTGGGCAGTAATACAGCAGGGGCTTAACCCTGAAAGCAGTTATGCGAGAAGATACCACTGGAACTCTAATTATGTAGAAGAATTTGATTTTGAGCCCCACACTGCAATCTGCTGCAATTTAAAGAAAGAGCAGACATTAAATCTGACAGCAAAAGAAAGCCAGGAAAACAAAAAAATTTCTTTAGACCTGGCAAGAGAGCCAACCCAAAAGCTGAGAAAAGAATTCAATTCCATTGTAACAGGAGAGCAGAGGAATTTATTCAACTGGAATTCAGAGAAAAAAGAAAAATACTTGTTCATGCCCCGCTCAGTTAACTGGAGTGCTCTTGAAGAAGCCTATGAAATCCAGCCCAAAAACTTTTCTGAGCTAATTCTAATTAA
Coding sequences:
- a CDS encoding DUF763 domain-containing protein, whose product is MVARATADLPLHPGKCPKWLFWRMKELSGAIAEIIVFEYGEREFLERISNPFFFQALGCVIGFDFHSSGLTTTTCGALTEALRERELGVMPAGGKGSASKKTPAQIKQKGIQLNFPENKILELIQASKLSAKVDSCLVQDSFNLYHHSFFFSEKGDWAVIQQGLNPESSYARRYHWNSNYVEEFDFEPHTAICCNLKKEQTLNLTAKESQENKKISLDLAREPTQKLRKEFNSIVTGEQRNLFNWNSEKKEKYLFMPRSVNWSALEEAYEIQPKNFSELILIKGLSAKTVRALSLISELVYGEEASWKDPVKYSFCVGGKDGVPFFIDRRFYDGTIELIEDAVKQTKLGDHEKMEAIKRMKQFWQE
- a CDS encoding metal-dependent hydrolase encodes the protein MVEIQYLGHSGFKLNFPHTSILIDPFLNNSNAEPEFKTLTKIPLKEEEFKGIGLILITHEHFDHFDKKAIEAIAKNNDSYIIGHESVIQELNVPKHLLCPIKLGEKISIKRIDVTAVTAHHPNSYYPLGYLIDSGKEIIYHAGDTDLIDEFTDIKADIALLPIGGNFTMDCVDGVKATKVIKPKVVIPMHYNTFSLIKADANEFKSKIEKSIPETKTIILQPGETFNY
- a CDS encoding sugar phosphate nucleotidyltransferase, with amino-acid sequence MKAIILAAGKGLRMRPLTEKIPKALIEVKGRSFLERAFDSFRKAGIREVGVIVGYRKEMIVEQFGSFFKGVRIAYIEQEKPLGTADAVLQARDFTEGKDFICVNGDLIFEPQVIESLKASKGFDAVLIGRKVPDPWNYGVLEVQGSTLKSIVEKPERGRQPSNLINSGVYRFSERIFEAIQNIKPSERNELEVTDAINWLAVHGKVEWIPLSAGLLDISTPEQLIEAEKNVWD
- a CDS encoding DUF4258 domain-containing protein, whose translation is MELKINWDHKRCKHAIERMWLRGISHLEVKEALMKGQKIKKYHDIIESVYSYYSVVYAERFFTKGNIRKVYPITIKIME